One Halictus rubicundus isolate RS-2024b chromosome 10, iyHalRubi1_principal, whole genome shotgun sequence genomic window carries:
- the Mbc gene encoding dedicator of cytokinesis protein myoblast city isoform X2 → MRMTMAWAKVKGHFGVAIDNFAYESPHVIQLTVGEVVHISGECGDWYCGRSRINGTCGIFPKSYVHIVEESKTKDCLIDEITNVLREWGHHWKHLYVTHSDHFLYMKQQLLELIEYRSKILSGTLTVDELKDMKRLATARIDTGNQLLGLDMVVRDDQGNVLNPEETSTIQLYYHHETAAERIRKAANDMKKKSSKPQAPVYSHIFFVSVRNFVCKMTEDVELLLTLYDGREMKAITENYVVSWSKEGLARDIDQLHNLRVLFTDLGSRDLARDKVYLVCYVIRVGGMEAKDIDHRRSSVSQANQKTKSTENMRRPFGVAAMDITSYITGKLEGDSDHHHFIPFVQCCEKESLDGTLRRILSQKEVSIQKSANGNSGSFTGGQGLWASLKLLKGDPKQVRDENPHLVLGNVAIARKMGFPEVILPGDVRNDLYLTLISGEFNKGSKSTDKNVEVTVKVCNEYGTPIPGVMTLGGGASPIDEYRSVIYYHEDKPRWCETFKIAIPIEEFKQAHLKFTFKHRSSNEAKDKTEKPFALSYVKLMQRNGTTLQDTQHELLVYKLDQKKYEDVDTSYLKLPSTRGELVELNVEKKPTIGALSLSTKDSFLIATNICSTKLTQNVDLLGLLNWASHNTDLKESLAALMKVDGEEVVKFLQDVLDALFNILMSNSDSDVYDDMVFECLLYIIGLVSDRKYQHFQPVLDLYISESFSATLAYKKLIAVLRKRIDNANNNDGQGRDILLKTMKSLQYCMRFVVESRLLFTELNQDEEEFSQTLTELLKSIVELMRHETDSTLLVQGACLKYLPTTIPHLLRVYSGKQLSTILSDLLVTLPTGRLTKQKMMTVNDIVHSPLFLNAECRAILLPRITILVRDLLESKEEGLSSTTGKSVAKVARLLGENRHRLEQHRGYSEEVELCVRILSDILELTFRKDIGSTMQDVKDIMLTAMRTIIQSVISMDRENSLVGNLVSVMLAIFRQMTQHHYEIYIKHFGYKCDMLDFLMEILLVFKDLVSRSVFPSDWCDMIMLQNSIILKSLRFFSGTIRDYFFTDFEQQAWSNFFHCAIAFLTQPALQLETFTSTKLNRIVLRYNDMRRETAFEIRSMWFNLGQYKILFVPALVGAILEMALIPESELRKATIPIFFDMMQCEYYSSRIVEGYGDTKRDATHIKANFTDYENEMIAKLDILVEGGRGDEQFQTLWTQVMSDLCENHSTLREQGLRFVDTIYKLMERLLQYRDVIHSESQEHRMLCIVNLLEFYSDINRKEMYIRYVNKLCELHLECDNYTEAAYSLKLHSQLLAWSDQSLPPLLRSHRYLACQTHRELKEALYNDMIHYFDKGKMWECALAVCKELVAQYEEETFDYLQLSMLLQRMAKFYDAIVKQLRPEPEYFRVAYYGRGHPAFLQNKVFIYRGREYERLSDFCSRTLNQLPNAEQMNRLSPPTPEILQSKHQYVQINKVDPLMDEKRHRLSGKPITAEAVLRYHRVNDVQRFRFSRPAPKKDILSAMSNSGDKEKETTTNNEFASLWLERTVLVTSYPLPGILRCFPVTSSETYYVSPLRNAIETMEATNTVLRDLIIAHKADRTLPLNPLSLKLNGILDPAVMGGIDNYEKAFLNPEYRDSHPEENSDLHKLEGLIADQIPLLNIGVQLHKTRAPPELSLLHQHLEHCFAAMRSQVEAKYGKRTCDLQLENLSQIVTMRRPQTSRGDNHRLSESNITNSEVSSLTRSQVATFKSLATFNFNNSTPSSGAQNVSLSRNASIRSHILSTASLQKALGSPSPGTNKKKDSKRRSSRKSDSSTATKNDQPTSQWYTTPEVSQSTSTPITPLISSFPTTPIFELRQELTPKRPLRSEIEKERRISNRLSGQSQHYLRNINNGMDSSSLGKGNRDSVGTTDSTASEDDPPPPLPVKMREADYCNLPDELPASHCGTGSLNNLNRPLGHWSKNKLPTPTDDLDVQTKPPTPPPKPKRPPYNFNKSMLSTGDTDNNFSQDPSVT, encoded by the exons ATGAGAATGACAATGGCATGGGCGAAGGTTAAAGGACATTTCGGAGTGG CCATTGATAACTTTGCGTACGAGTCCCCCCATGTTATACAATTAACAGTTGGGGAAGTGGTACATATATCGGGGGAGTGCGGAGACTGGTACTGTGGACGAAGCAGAATTAATGGGACATGTGGGATCTTCCCAAAATCCTACGTACATATCGTAGAAGAATCAAAGACTAAAGATTGTCTCATAGATGAAATCACTAATGTTTTGAGAGAATGGGGGCATCATTGGAAGCATCTATATGTG ACTCATTCGGACCACTTCTTATACATGAAACAGCAACTTTTAGAATTGATAGAATACAGAAGCAAAATTTTAAGTGGCACATTGACAGTGGATGAGTTGAAAGATATGAAAAGATTGGCAACAGCTAGGATCGATACTGGCAATCAATTATTGGGCCTAGATATGGTTGTTCGGGATGATCAGGGAAATGTCCTTAATCCTGAAGAAACAAGTACGATTCAGTTGTATTATCATCACGAAACAGCTGCTGAAAGAATAAGAAAGGCAGCTAACGATATGAAAAAGAAATCTTCAAAGCCACAAGCACCTGTCTATTCACATATCTTCTTTGTCAGCGTAAGAAATTTTGTATGTAAAATGACCGAAGATGTAGAGTTATTATTGACACTTTACGACGGTCGTGAAATGAAAGCAATTACCGAGAACTATGTGGTTTCATGGAGCAAGGAAGGATTAGCCAGGGACATAGATCAGCTTCACAATCTTCGAGTTCTATTTACTGACCTGGGTTCTCGTGACCTGGCCAGGGATAAAGTTTATTTAGTTTGTTATGTAATTAGGGTGGGTGGTATGGAAGCTAAAGATATTGACCACAGACGCTCGAGCGTTTCACAGGCCAATCAGAAAACCAAAAGCACTGAAAATATGAGAAGACCTTTTGGTGTAGCAGCGATGGATATCACTTCGTACATTACTGGCAAACTTGAAGGTGATTCAGATCATCATCACTTCATTCCATTTGTACA ATGTTGTGAGAAAGAGAGCTTAGATGGCACGTTACGAAGAATCCTTTCCCAAAAAGAAGTGAGCATTCAAAAAAGTGCTAATGGCAATAGTGGCAGCTTTACTGGTGGTCAGGGATTGTGGGCTAGCTTGAAGTTACTCAAAGGAGATCCGAAACAA gTGCGAGATGAAAATCCTCATTTAGTACTCGGTAACGTTGCTATTGCGAGGAAGATGGGCTTTCCAGAAGTTATCTTACCGGGTGACGTGAGAAACGACTTGTATCTCACCTTGATTAGTGGCGAATTCAATAAAGGGTCGAAGTCTACCGACAAGAATGTGGAAGTAACG GTTAAAGTATGCAATGAATATGGTACTCCAATACCAGGTGTTATGACTTTGGGTGGCGGAGCATCACCAATTGACGAGTATCGTAGTGTTATTTATTATCACGAAGATAAGCCAAGATGGTGTGAAACATTCAAAATTGCTATACCCATTGAAGAATTCAAACAAGCCCATTTGAAATTCACATTCAAGCATCGCAGTTCGAACGAGGCGAAAGATAAAACTGAGAAACCTTTCGCCTTAAGTTACGTGAAACTGATGCAACGTAATGGGACCACATTGCAAGACACACAGCACGAATTGCTAGTGTATAAACTAGACCAAAAGAAATATGAGGATGTTGATACCTCGTATTTAAAGCTCCCATCGACTAGGGGTGAATTG GTTGAACTAAATGTTGAAAAGAAACCAACGATAGGGGCTCTTAGTTTAAGTACTAAGGACAGTTTTCTCATAGCGACTAATATTTGTTCAACGAAACTAACGCAAAATGTAGATTTGCTAGGTTTATTGAATTGGGCATCGCATAACACGGATTTAAAAGAATCTTTGGCTGCCTTGATGAAAGTCGACGGTGAAGAAGTCGTTAAGTTTTTACAG GATGTTTTGGATGCTTTATTTAATATACTGATGAGTAATTCGGACAGCGATGTGTATGACGATATGGTGTTCGAATGTTTGTTGTACATTATCGGTTTAGTGTCTGATAGAAAGTATCAACACTTCCAACCAGTATTAGATTTATACATTTCTGAGAGCTTCTCCGCGACACTCGCTTATAAAAAGTTAATTGCAGTATTACGTAAGCGTATAGATAATGCCAATAATAATGATGGCCAAGGGCGTGATATACTTCTTAAAACGATGAAAAGTCTTCAATATTGTATGAGATTCGTGGTTGAATCTCGTCTTCTATTTACCGA ATTGAACCAAGACGAAGAAGAATTTTCTCAGACCTTAACGGAGCTATTGAAATCGATAGTTGAGCTCATGAGACACGAAACTGATAGTACCTTATTGGTACAAGGGGCGTGTCTTAAATATTTACCAACTACCATACCTCATTTATTGCGAGTATACAGTGGCAAACAGTTGAGCACAATATTAAGCGATTTACTGGTTACTCTGCCAACTGGGAGACTGACCAAACAGAAAATGATGACAGTGAACGATATCGTTCACAGTCCTCTCTTTTTAAATGCAGAATGTAGAGCAATTTTATTGCCTAGGATTACTATTTTGGTTCGAGATTTACTGGAATCTAAAGAGGAG GGGCTGTCAAGTACAACTGGAAAAAGCGTGGCGAAGGTAGCCAGGCTGCTTGGTGAGAATCGACATCGACTCGAACAGCACCGCGGCTACTCCGAAGAG GTTGAATTGTGTGTCAGGATTTTATCTGACATATTGGAATTAACATTTAGGAAAGATATAGGAAGCACGATGCAGGATGTAAAAGACATCATGCTCACAGCCATGCGAACTATTATACAATCAGTTATATCCATGGACAGAGAAAATTCGCTAGTTGGAAATCTGGTTTCGGTCATGCTGGCAATATTCag ACAAATGACTCAACATCATTACGAGATTTATATAAAACACTTTGGGTACAAGTGCGACATGCTCGATTTCCTCATGGAGATATTGTTGGTGTTCAAAGATTTAGTTTCAAGGAGCGTGTTCCCGAGCGATTGGTGCGACATGATCATGCTTCAAAACAGCATAATTTTGAAGTCGCTACGTTTCTTCTCCGGCACTATCAGAGACTATTTCTTCACTGATTTCGAGCAGCAGGCTTGGTCGAATTTTTTCCATTGTGCAATCGCGTTTTTGACCCAGCCTGCTCTGCAGCTCGAAACGTTCACATCGACGAAACTCAATCGCATTGTCTTGCGTTACAATGATATGCGCAG AGAGACAGCTTTCGAGATACGCTCGATGTGGTTCAATTTGgggcaatataaaatattgttcGTTCCTGCGCTGGTAGGAGCGATACTAGAAATGGCGTTAATTCCAGAGAGCGAGTTAAGGAAGGCAACTATACCCATATTTTTTGATATGATGCAGTGCGAGTATTATAGTTCACGCATTGTCGAAGGGTACGGCGACACGAAAAGGGACGCTACTCATATAAAAGCAAATTTTACAGACTACGAAAACGAAATGATTGCGAAATTGGATATATTG GTCGAGGGTGGAAGAGGGGATGAACAGTTTCAAACCCTTTGGACACAAGTGATGAGCGATCTTTGCGAGAATCATTCGACCCTGCGGGAGCAAGGTTTACGTTTCGTCGACACGATATATAAACTGATGGAGCGATTGTTGCAGTACCGCGACGTCATCCACTCGGAGTCTCAGGAACATAGAATGTTGTGTATCGTGAATCTTCTCGAATTTTACTCGGACATAAATAGGAAAGAGATGTATATCAG GTATGTAAATAAGCTTTGCGAATTGCACCTGGAGTGTGATAATTACACTGAAGCAGCGTACTCGTTGAAACTGCACAGTCAATTATTAGCGTGGAGCGATCAATCGTTGCCGCCTCTATTAAGATCGCACAG ATATTTGGCTTGTCAAACGCATCGTGAATTGAAAGAAGCATTGTATAACGACATGATCCATTACTTTGATAAGGGCAAGATGTGGGAGTGCGCGCTGGCCGTGTGCAAAGAGCTAGTCGCGCAATACGAGGAAGAAACGTTCGATTACTTACAGCTTTCTATGTTGTTGCAACGTATGGCTAAGTTTTACGATGCTATAGTGAAACAACTGCGACCCGAACCGGAATATTTTAGGGTTGCATATTATGGTCGCGGCCATCCTGCGTTTTTACAAAACAAG GTATTCATTTACCGTGGAAGAGAGTACGAGAGATTAAGTGATTTCTGCTCGCGAACGTTAAATCAGCTGCCGAACGCGGAACAAATGAACAGACTGTCTCCACCCACCCCAGAGATACTGCAGTCTAAACATCAGTATGTGCAAATAAATAAAGTGGATCCCCTAATGGATGAGAAGAGGCATCGACTCAGTGGGAAGCCCATAACAGCGGAAGCCGTTCTCAG GTACCACAGGGTGAACGACGTCCAACGTTTTCGATTTTCAAGGCCGGCGCCGAAAAAGGACATACTCTCAGCTATGTCGAACTCCGGTGACAAAGAgaaggagaccactactaacaATGAATTCGCTTCGCTATGGTTGGAAAGGACGGTGTTAGTTACAAGCTATCCCTTGCCAGGCATTCTGAGATGCTTCCCTGTTACATCCAGCGAGACTTATTATGTCAGCCCCCTTCGTAACGCAATAGAAACGATGGAAGCTACGAACACTGTGCTGAGAGATTTAATTATAGCGCACAAAGCGGACCGCACTCTTCCACTGAACCCTCTCAGTTTGAAATTGAACGGAATACTGGACCCAGCGGTAATGGGTGGCATAGATAACTATGAGAAAGCTTTCCTCAACCCTGAGTATCGTGATTCTCATCCAGAAGAGAATTCCGATCTTCacaagttagaaggattaattgcCGATCAGATACCGTTGTTGAACATTGGTGTGCAGTTGCACAAAACACGCGCTCCCCCTGAATTGTCACTGCTCCATCAACATCTGGAACATTGTTTCGCAGCCATGCGAAGCCAAGTTGAAGCCAAATACGGAAAGAGG ACTTGCGACTTACAACTCGAGAATTTGTCTCAAATTGTTACCATGCGAAGGCCGCAGACGTCAAGGGGAGACAATCATCGTCTATCCGAGTCGAACATAACAAATTCAGA GGTATCCTCTCTTACAAGATCCCAAGTTGCAACGTTCAAGTCGCTCGCAACATTCAATTTTAACAACAGTACACCGTCATCCGGTGCTCAGAACGTCAGTTTATCAAG AAACGCATCGATACGTTCACACATCTTGTCTACGGCCTCTCTGCAGAAGGCACTCGGAAGCCCAAGTCCAGGGACAAAtaagaaaaaggattcgaagcgTAGAAGCTCACGGAAAAGTGATTCTTCCACCGCGACGAAAAACGATCAACCAACCAGTCAGTGGTATACTACACCGGAAGTGTCGCAAAGTACATCAACCCCTATCACACCATTAATATCCAGTTTTCCCACGACACCAATATTCGAACTTCGTCAAGAG cTAACACCTAAACGTCCCTTGAGATcggagatagagaaagagaggagaataAGTAATCGGTTGTCCGGCCAATCTCAACATTACTTAAGAAACATAAATAACGGGATGGACTCGAGTAGTTTAGGAAAAGGAAATAGGGATAGCGTCGGCACGACAGATAGCACGGCGTCCGAGGACGATCCGCCGCCGCCATTGCCCGTGAAAATGCGTGAAGCCGATTATTGTAATCTTCCGGACGAGTTGCCTGCTTCCCATTGTGGAACGGGTAGTTTGAATAACTTGAACAGACCTTTAGGGCATTGGTCGAAGAACAAACTACCAACGCCAACAGACGATCTTGACGTTCAGACGAAACCGCCTACACCGCCACCGAAACCAAAAAGACCGCCTTACAATTTTAACAAGTCCATGCTTTCTACCGGTGATACAGATAATAACTTTAGTCAAGATCCGTCCGTAACTTGA